The DNA window CTGGGTGGCATGAGTGTGACGGGTCCGCTGGGCATCGCCGTGGCCGTGTGGCTGCTGGCCGGGCGCACGTGGCGCCTGTCGCTGTCATGGTGCCTGCTGTTCGGCATCGGCATGCTGCTCGTCGTCGCCACCAAGGTCGCATGGTATGGCTGGGGTATTGGTATCCCCGAGTGGAAATTCGCCGGGCTGTCCGGCCACGCGATGCGCGCCTGCGCCGTCTATCCGGTGGTGTTCTACCTGATGTTCCTGAAGGCGCGGCCGACCGTCCGGCATGCAGCCATGGGCGCTGGCACGCTGCTGGCCGTGCTGGTCAGCGTTTCCCGGTTGCCGGTGCAGGCCCACTCGCTGTCAGAAGTCGTGCTGGGCGGCGCGGTGGGGCTGGCCGTGGCTGCGGCCTTCGTCATGGTGGCGCGCAGCGAGCGGCCGGTGATCGTCGGCCGCGTGCTGGTGGCGCTGTGCGTGCCGCTGGTGCTCGTGATGCCGTTCACGAAACAGGTGCCGGCCGAGCAGTGGGTGCGGCAGGTGGCCATGCACCTGTCCGGCAAGGAGCCGGCCAAGCGCACGTGGAAACTGGCCCCGGAGCACAAGCAGGTGCACAAGGCGGCCCTGGCGATCTGACGTCGGCCCGGCCCCGGCCGCGAGCGCAATAGTGCGATTTTGTCCAGACCCGTTGCGCGCGATGGTATGATAACCATCTTTGCAACCAGCCTGCCGGGCCAAGAACAGTCGGGCAAAATCATTTTCCTACGTGCGTCTATCATCCATAAAATTGTCGGGATTTAAGTCGTTCGTCGATCCCACCAATTTCCAGGTGCCGGGGCAGCTGGTAGGCGTGGTGGGGCCGAACGGCTGCGGCAAGTCGAACATCATCGATGCGGTGCGCTGGGTGCTCGGCGAGTCCAAGGCGTCCGAGCTGCGCGGCGAGTCGATGCAGGATGTTATCTTCAACGGCTCCACGCACCGCAAGCCAGCCGGGCGCGCCTCGGTCGAGCTGGTGTTCGACAACCACGAAGGCAAGGCATCCGGCCAATGGGGCCAGTATGCCGAAATCGCCGTCAAGCGCACGCTGACCCGCGACGGCACTTCCACCTATTACATCAACGGCCAGCCGGTGCGCCGGCGCGACATCCAGGATATCTTCCTCGGCACCGGCCTCGGGCCGCGCGCCTACGCGATCATCGGCCAGGGCATGATCGCCCGCATCATCGAATCGCGGCCGGAAGAACTGCGCGTGTTCCTCGAGGAAGCCGCCGGCGTGTCGAAGTACAAGGAGCGCCGGCGCGAAACGGAAAACCGGCTGCACGACACGCGCGACAACCTGCTGCGCGTGGAAGACATCCTGCGCGAGCTGACGGGCAACCTGGAAAAGCTCGAAGGCCAGGCGGCCATCGCCACGCGTTTCCACCAGTTGCAGGCGGAGCAGGACGAGAAGCAGAAGCTGCTCTGGCTGCTGCGCCGCAACGAGGCGCAGGCCGAGCAGGCACGCTGGTTTGCCGAGATGCTGCAGGCACAGACCGACCTGGAACGCGATACGGCGCAGTTGCGCAACGTGGAGCTGACCCTGGAGCAGATGCGGCAGGCCCACTTCGCCGTGGGCGACCGCCTGCACACTGCCCAGGGCGCCCTGTACCAGACCAATACCGAGATCGGCAGCCTGGAAGCGCAGATCAAGTTCGTCGTCGAATCGCGCACGCGGCTGCAGCAGCAGATCGCCACGCTGACGGCGCAGCGCGACGGGTGGCAGCAGCAGGCCGAGGAATACCGCGGCCAGGTCGAGGAAGCCGAATTCAACGTCGAGGAACTGGCGGCAAAGGTCGAGGAATCGCGCATGCTGGCCGAGCAGAAGGCCGACATGCTGCCGCTGCTGGAAGCCGAGTGGCGCGCAGGGCAGGAAAAAGCCACCGAATCGCGCGCCGGCATCATGCAGTTGCAGCAGCGGCTGGAGCTGGAATCGGCGCAGCAGAGGAACGCCTCGAATATCCTCCTTGGGCTGGCCACGCGGCGCGAGCGCCTGCAGCAGGAAAAGAACGCCCTGGCAATCCCTGATGCGTCGCACCTGGAAAACCTGCGCTGGCAGCTCGAGGAAAAACAGCAGGTGCTGGAAGAAACGGCCATGCAGCTCGAGGAAGCGCAGGCGCAGCAGCCGCGCCTCGAAGAAGAACGCCGCGCCGCGCAGGCCGCCGTGCAGACCGAAACCGCCACCAGCGCGCAGCTGGAAGCGCGCCTGAACGCGCTGCGCCAGTTGCAGGAGCGCGTGCAAACCCAGGGCAAGGTCACGCCCTGGCTGCAAAAGCACGGGCTCGACGAGCTGCCGCGCCTGTGGCAGCAGCTGTCCATCGAAACGGGCTGGGAAGCGGCCGTGGAATCGGTGCTGCGCGAGCGCGCCGGCGCGCTGCAGGTCTCGAACCTGGACTGGGCGAAGCATTTCATCGGCGATGCGCCGCCGGCCAAGCTGGCCCTGTTCGCACCCATGACCACGGCACCGGCCGCACCGGTCCCGGTGGGCTTCAAGCCGCTGCTCGACCTGCTGAAACTGAACGACCCGGGCCTGCGTGGCGTGCTGCAGGACTGGCTGCACAATGTGTTCGTGGCCGAGGATACGGCGCAGGCGTTTTCCAACCGCGCCCACCTGCCTGCCGGCGCGTGCTTCGTCACGCGCCAGGGCCACATGGTCACGCAGTCGAGCGTGCGCTTCCACGCCGCCGATTCCGAGCAGGAGGGCATGCTGGGGCGCCAGCAGGAAATCGACAACATCGGCAAGCAGCTGCGCGCGCAGGCCATGCTGGCCGACGAGGCGCGCGCCCGGTCCGTGCGCGCCGAGGCGGCCGTCTCGCAACATGCGCGCCTGATGGCCGAGCTGCGCCAGAAAAACGCCGCGCTGACCACGTCCGTCCATGCCTTGCAGCTGGAGGTGCTGAAACTGTCGGAAACCGAGGCGCGCTTTGCCCAGCGCAGCACGCAGATCGGTGCCGACCTCGCCGAGATTGCCGCGCAGGAAGCGGAGCAGATGGGCGCGAAGCTCGAGTCGGAAGAGAAGTTCGAGCAGCTCGACATGGAACTGGCCGAACTGCAGGGCGCGCACGAGGAAGGGCAGGAAGGCTTCCAGCGCATCGAGGCGCGGCTGGCCGATGCCCGCGAGGCGCTGCGCGACCTGGAGCGGCGTGCGCAGGAAACGGCATTTGCCGAAAAATCCGCGTGCCACCGCATCGAGGAGCTGCGGCGCAACATCGCCACCGCGGCCACGCAGGCCGCGCAGGTGGCCGAGAGCCTGCGCGCCGGCGAACTCGAACTGGCCAGCCTGGAAGCGGGCACCGCGCACGAAGGCTTGCAGGAATTGCTGGACCGCCGCACGGTCCAGGAGCGCGCGCTGTCCGATGCGCGCCATGAACTGGACCAGGTCGCCCAGCAGTTGCGCCATGCCGAGGAAGCGCGCATGACCGGCGAGCGGAGCCTGCAGCCGCAACGCGACCGCATCACGGAAATGCAGCTGAAGGAACAGGCTGCGCGCCTGAACCAGGAACAGTTTGCCCAGCAGCTGGCCGAAGTGCAGGCCGATGAAACCATGCTGGCCGCGAAGCTGCAGCCGGACATGAAGGCGCAATACCTGCAGGCCGAAGTGACACGGCTGACCAATGCGATCGCCGCGCTGGGCGCCGTCAACCTGGCCGCGCTCGACGAACTGGCGCAGGCTGCCGAACGAAAGAATTACCTGGATGCGCAGAACCGCGACCTGGTCGAAGCGATCGGCACGCTGGAAGACGCCATCCAGAAGATCGACAAGGAAACGCGTGACCTGTTGCAGGAAACGTTCGATCGCGTCAACGGGCACTTTTCGGAACTGTTCCCGATCCTGTTTGGCGGCGGACAGGCTAAACTGACCATGACGGGCGACGAGATCCTCGACTCCGGCGTGCAGGTGATGGCGCAACCGCCGGGCAAGAAGAACGCGACGATCCACCTGTTGTCGGGCGGCGAAAAGGCGCTGACGGCAACGGCCCTCGTGTTTTCCATGTTCCGGCTGAACCCGGCGCCGTTCTGCCTGCTCGACGAAGTCGATGCACCGCTGGACGACGCCAACACGGAACGTTTCTGCAGGATGGTGAAACGGATGTCCGAACAGACCCAATTCCTCTTCATCTCGCACAACAAGATTGCGATGGAGATGGCCACTCAACTGATCGGTGTGACGATGCAGGAGCAGGGCGTATCGCGCATCGTGGCGGTGGATATGGAAGCCGCCGCCAACTTCGCTACCGAGGCACAAGCAGCATGACAGATTTTCAGACCAGTTTGATCGCAGCTGCCGGCGTGTTCGTCGCCGGCGTATTCGTCTACAACAAGTGGCAGGAGCACAAGGCCAAGAAGAGCGTGGAACGCGCCTTCGCGTCCGAGCACGATGATGTGCTGATGCGTGCCGAGGAGCCGGGCTTCGACGCGACGCTCGACGAACCCGCCATCCACGTGCCCACCGACACTGCCACCGCACGCGCGGAACCGAGCTTCACGCTGGGCGACCTGCCGATGGTCGATGCCGGCTCCGGCGCCTATGGCAGGCCGCCCCACGAAGACACGGTGGCACCGAGCCTGGTGGCGGACGACGTGCAACACGCCGCACCAGCGCCCGCACCGGCCCCAGTGCCCCCGGCATCCACCGCCTCGGCTGACGAGCCGGTAACGCCGGCGGCGCCGGCAGCAGCGGCACCTGCCGTCGAGCCGGTGGCCGCACCTGCCGCCGCTGCGGCTTCCTCCGCGGCCGGCGTCGCCACCGCAGCGGCCGTCCCGGCTGCGAATCCCGCACCGGTTTCCGCTCCCGCTCCGGCTCCCGCGCCGGCCGTCCAGGCGCCGACGCCGATCCCGGCTGCGGCCGCGATGGCACCGTCCGAACAGGCCACGGCGCTCGTCGATCCACTGATCGACTGCCTGCTGCCGCTGGAAATGGCGGCGCCGATGCGTGGCGAGAAGCTGTTGCCGGCGCTGCAGAAGCTGCGCCTGGTGGGCAACAAGCCGGTGCACTACGTGGGCCTGGCGGTATCCGGCGAGTGGGAACCGATCCGGCACGGCATCGTCTACACGAAGCTGCAGGGCGGCGTGCAGCTGGCCAGTCGCACCACGGCATTGAACGAGCTTGAATACTCCGAGCTGGTGACGCGCCTGCGCACGGTGGCCGACGAGATCGGTGCCGAGCCGCAGATTCCGGACATGATGGAAGTGATGGCCGAAGCGCGCAACCTGCACCGCTTCGTGGCCGCGCACGATGCCCAGCTGGGCGTGAACCTGGCCGCCAACGGCGCGCCCTGGGATGTCACCACGCTGGTCGGCGCGCTGGAAAAGCAGGGCTTCGACCTGCGCCCCGATGGCCGCTTCGTGAAGGGTGACGGCGAGGGTGGCCAACTGTTCACGCTGTCCACCAACGTCACGCCGGCCGAGGAAACCACCGCGCGCCTGACACTGCTGCTGGACGTGCCATGCGTGGCCCCGGCCCGCGACGGCTTCGGCGCCATGATCGCCTGCGCCCGCTCCCTCGTGCAGCGCCTTGATGCGATCATCGTCGACGACTACAACCAGCCGCTCTCCGATGCGTCGATCGCCGAGATCGCCGGGCAGGTGAAGGAGTTCTATGCCGACATGGAGGTGTCCGACATCCCGGCCGGTTCCACGCGCGCGCTGCGCCTGTTCAACTGACTTGTACTGACATGAGCCAAGACTTGACCAGCCCCGCCGAGCGGGCCGCATGGCTGACGGCGGAGCTGAACCGGCACCTGCACGCCTATCACGTGCTCGACGCGCCCACGATTCCCGACGCCGAATACGACAAGCTGTTCGCCGAGCTGCAGCGGATCGAGCAGGATCACCCGGCGCTGGCGCTGCCCGATTCGCCCACGCAGCGCGTCGGCGCCCCGCCAGGCGAACAGTTCGCGGCCGTGACGCACGCGGTGCCGATGCTGTCGCTGAACAATGGCTTCACCGATGACGACATCGAGAACTTCGATCGCCGCGTGCGCGAAGGCCTCGATGCCCCGCGGGTGGACTATGCGGCCGAGCTGAAATTCGATGGCCTGGCCATCAATCTGCGCTACGAGAACGGCGTGTTCGTGCAGGCTGCCACGCGCGGCGACGGCTATACCGGCGAAGACGTGTCGGCGAACATCCGCACGATCAAGTCGATTCCCCTGCGCCTGCAAGGCAAGGACTTGCCCGAAGTGCTCGATGTGCGCGGCGAGGTGCTGATGTTCAAGGCCGACTTCGCGGCCATGAACGAGCGCCAGCGCGCGGCCGGGCAGAAGGAATTCGTCAATCCGCGCAATGCCGCCGCGGGGGCGCTGCGCCAGCTCGATTCACGCATCACGGCGCAGCGCAAGCTGCGCTTCTTCGCCTACGGCATCGGTGAGCTGGTGGGTGCGGACATGCCGGAAACCCATGCCGGCCTGCTGGACTGGTATGCGCAACTGGGCCTGCCGGTGAACCAGGAACGCGCCGTCGTGCAGGGCAAGGATGGCTTGCTGGCGTTCTATGAGCGCGTCGGCAAGGCCAGGCCCGCGATGGCCTACGAGATCGACGGCGTTGTCTACAAGGTGAACCGCGTGGAAGACCAGCGCGCGCTGGGCTTCCGTTCGCGCGCGCCGCGCTTCGCCCTGGCCCATAAATTCGCGGCCGAGGAAGCGCTGACCACCGTGCAGGCCATCGAGGTGCAGGTGGGCCGCACTGGCGCCATCACGCCGGTGGCCCGCCTGGTCCCCGTGTTCGTTGGCGGCGTCACCGTCACCAACGCCACGCTGCACAACGAGGATGAGGTGCGCCGCAAGGATGTGCGCGTGGGCGACACCGTCATCGTGCGGCGCGCCGGCGACGTGATCCCCGAGGTGCTGGCGGTGGTGCTGGACAAGCGCCCCATGCCCGAGCCGGCGGTGTACGTGCTGCCGAATACGTGCCCCGTGTGCGGCTCGCACGTGGTGCGCGAAGAAGGCGAGGCGGTCGCCCGCTGTTCCGGCGGCCTTACGTGCGCGGCGCAGCGCAAGGAAGCGATCCGCCACTTTGCCGGCCGCCGCATGATGGACATCGAAGGCCTGGGAGACCGCTACATCGACAGCCTCGTCGAGTGCAACCTGGTGCACGGGGTGGCCGACCTGTACCGGCTCACGCTGGACGACCTGCTGCGCATGAAGCTGGCCGCCGACGAGCGCGATGGCACCACCCCGGAAACCGTCAAGCAGGGCAAGGTCGCCACCAAGTGGGCGGACAACCTGCTGGCCGCGATCGAGGCCAGCAAGAAGCCGCCACTGGACCGGCTGCTGTTTGCGCTGGGCATCCGCCATGTGGGTGAATCCACCGGCAAGATCCTGGCCGACTGGCTCGGCAAGTTCGAACTCGTGCGCCGGGCGCCGGCCGCGCTGCTGCGCGTGCTGCCGGACATCGGCGGCACCGTGGCCGAATCCATCGCCGATTTCTTTGCCGAGGATAAGAACCAGCAAGCCATCGATGCCTTGCTGGCCGCCGGCGTCGCGCCGCGGGGCGAGCATGCGCCAAAAGCGCAGCTGCGCGAAAAGCTCGACGAGGTCACATTGCTCGCCGCGCTCGACATTCCGAAGCTCACCGAGCCGCGCGCCAGGCAGTTGCTGGCCGATGGCATGACGCTGGAAGGGCTGGCCTTCCTGAAGGTGTTCAACGTGTTCGGCCTGCCGGCCAACGTGGCATCGTCGCTGGAAGAGTGGATGGCCGTGCAGGCCAACCGCGACCGGCTGATGGCGTTGTCCGCGCTGCGCACCGAACTTCTCGCGCAGCTGCCGGAAACGGCCACCGCCGAGGAAGGCCCGATGAGCGGCAAGACGTTCGTGCTGACCGGCACGCTGCCCACGCTGTCGCGCGATGCCGCCGGCGCGCTGATCGAAGCGGCCGGCGGCAAGGTTTCCGGCTCCGTATCGAAGAAGACGTCATACGTGGTGGCCGGTGCCGATGCCGGCAGCAAGCTCGCGAAAGCCGAGGAACTCGGCGTCACGATCCTGGACGAGGCAGCCCTGCTGTCGCTGCTGGGCAAATAATTACTCCAAAACCGGTGACAGACACCGGTTTTTTGGGAATGTTTTGTTGCCCAAAACCGGGGTCAGACCCCGATTCTGGGCAACAGTTTCCACGGATCGGGGTCTGACCCCGGTTTCCGGAAATATTTGAACGAAAGAAGAACATGAACCAGATCCGCAAAGCCGTTTTCCCCGTCGCAGGCCTCGGCAGCCGCTTCCTTCCTGCCACCAAGGCGCAGCCGAAGGAGATGCTGCCGATCGTCGACAAGCCGCTGATCCAGTATGCGGTCGAGGAGGCGGTGGCGGCCGGCATCACGGATCTCGTGTTCATCACGGGGCGCAACAAGCGGGCGATCGAGGATCACTTCGACACGGCCTACGAGCTGGAAGCGGAACTGGAAGCGGCGCAGAAGCAGCATCTGCTGGACATGGTGCAGAACGTGATCCCGAAGAACGTCAACTGCATCTACATCCGCCAGTCGGCGCCGCTGGGACTGGGCCACGCGGTGCTGTGCGCGCGCCCGGTCGTCGGCAACGACCCGTTCGCCGTGCTGCTGGCCGACGACTTCATGGATACCCCGGAGGGCGTGCGTCCCGTGCTTGCACAGATGACCGAGCGCTACGAATTCGAGCGTGCCAGCCTGCTGGCCGTGCAGGAAGTGCCGCGAGAAAACACTCGCCAGTACGGCATCGTCAGCGCTTCGCCGTATCGCGAGCGCCTCGAACTGGTGTCGGGCATCGTCGAGAAGCCCGTACCGGAAAAGGCGCCGTCCACGCTGGCCGTGGTCGGCCGCTACGTGCTGTCGGCGCGCATCTTCGACTTCCTCGAGCAGGTGGGCAAGGGCGCCGGCGGCGAGATCCAGCTGACCGACGGCATCGCCGCGCTGCTGGAACACGAGCGCGTGCTGGCCTACCGCTACGAAGGCCAGCGCTACGACTGCGGCTCCAAGCTCGGTTACCTGAAAGCTACCGTGGCGATGGGCCTGAAGCACCCGGAAACGGGCGCCGCGTTCGCCGAATACGTGGCGCAGACGAAGGAAACGCTGTGACCGTGCG is part of the Pseudoduganella lutea genome and encodes:
- a CDS encoding phosphatase PAP2 family protein, yielding MMMLFWMALSALGGMSVTGPLGIAVAVWLLAGRTWRLSLSWCLLFGIGMLLVVATKVAWYGWGIGIPEWKFAGLSGHAMRACAVYPVVFYLMFLKARPTVRHAAMGAGTLLAVLVSVSRLPVQAHSLSEVVLGGAVGLAVAAAFVMVARSERPVIVGRVLVALCVPLVLVMPFTKQVPAEQWVRQVAMHLSGKEPAKRTWKLAPEHKQVHKAALAI
- the ligA gene encoding NAD-dependent DNA ligase LigA: MSQDLTSPAERAAWLTAELNRHLHAYHVLDAPTIPDAEYDKLFAELQRIEQDHPALALPDSPTQRVGAPPGEQFAAVTHAVPMLSLNNGFTDDDIENFDRRVREGLDAPRVDYAAELKFDGLAINLRYENGVFVQAATRGDGYTGEDVSANIRTIKSIPLRLQGKDLPEVLDVRGEVLMFKADFAAMNERQRAAGQKEFVNPRNAAAGALRQLDSRITAQRKLRFFAYGIGELVGADMPETHAGLLDWYAQLGLPVNQERAVVQGKDGLLAFYERVGKARPAMAYEIDGVVYKVNRVEDQRALGFRSRAPRFALAHKFAAEEALTTVQAIEVQVGRTGAITPVARLVPVFVGGVTVTNATLHNEDEVRRKDVRVGDTVIVRRAGDVIPEVLAVVLDKRPMPEPAVYVLPNTCPVCGSHVVREEGEAVARCSGGLTCAAQRKEAIRHFAGRRMMDIEGLGDRYIDSLVECNLVHGVADLYRLTLDDLLRMKLAADERDGTTPETVKQGKVATKWADNLLAAIEASKKPPLDRLLFALGIRHVGESTGKILADWLGKFELVRRAPAALLRVLPDIGGTVAESIADFFAEDKNQQAIDALLAAGVAPRGEHAPKAQLREKLDEVTLLAALDIPKLTEPRARQLLADGMTLEGLAFLKVFNVFGLPANVASSLEEWMAVQANRDRLMALSALRTELLAQLPETATAEEGPMSGKTFVLTGTLPTLSRDAAGALIEAAGGKVSGSVSKKTSYVVAGADAGSKLAKAEELGVTILDEAALLSLLGK
- a CDS encoding cell division protein ZipA C-terminal FtsZ-binding domain-containing protein — protein: MTDFQTSLIAAAGVFVAGVFVYNKWQEHKAKKSVERAFASEHDDVLMRAEEPGFDATLDEPAIHVPTDTATARAEPSFTLGDLPMVDAGSGAYGRPPHEDTVAPSLVADDVQHAAPAPAPAPVPPASTASADEPVTPAAPAAAAPAVEPVAAPAAAAASSAAGVATAAAVPAANPAPVSAPAPAPAPAVQAPTPIPAAAAMAPSEQATALVDPLIDCLLPLEMAAPMRGEKLLPALQKLRLVGNKPVHYVGLAVSGEWEPIRHGIVYTKLQGGVQLASRTTALNELEYSELVTRLRTVADEIGAEPQIPDMMEVMAEARNLHRFVAAHDAQLGVNLAANGAPWDVTTLVGALEKQGFDLRPDGRFVKGDGEGGQLFTLSTNVTPAEETTARLTLLLDVPCVAPARDGFGAMIACARSLVQRLDAIIVDDYNQPLSDASIAEIAGQVKEFYADMEVSDIPAGSTRALRLFN
- the galU gene encoding UTP--glucose-1-phosphate uridylyltransferase GalU yields the protein MNQIRKAVFPVAGLGSRFLPATKAQPKEMLPIVDKPLIQYAVEEAVAAGITDLVFITGRNKRAIEDHFDTAYELEAELEAAQKQHLLDMVQNVIPKNVNCIYIRQSAPLGLGHAVLCARPVVGNDPFAVLLADDFMDTPEGVRPVLAQMTERYEFERASLLAVQEVPRENTRQYGIVSASPYRERLELVSGIVEKPVPEKAPSTLAVVGRYVLSARIFDFLEQVGKGAGGEIQLTDGIAALLEHERVLAYRYEGQRYDCGSKLGYLKATVAMGLKHPETGAAFAEYVAQTKETL
- the smc gene encoding chromosome segregation protein SMC, whose amino-acid sequence is MRLSSIKLSGFKSFVDPTNFQVPGQLVGVVGPNGCGKSNIIDAVRWVLGESKASELRGESMQDVIFNGSTHRKPAGRASVELVFDNHEGKASGQWGQYAEIAVKRTLTRDGTSTYYINGQPVRRRDIQDIFLGTGLGPRAYAIIGQGMIARIIESRPEELRVFLEEAAGVSKYKERRRETENRLHDTRDNLLRVEDILRELTGNLEKLEGQAAIATRFHQLQAEQDEKQKLLWLLRRNEAQAEQARWFAEMLQAQTDLERDTAQLRNVELTLEQMRQAHFAVGDRLHTAQGALYQTNTEIGSLEAQIKFVVESRTRLQQQIATLTAQRDGWQQQAEEYRGQVEEAEFNVEELAAKVEESRMLAEQKADMLPLLEAEWRAGQEKATESRAGIMQLQQRLELESAQQRNASNILLGLATRRERLQQEKNALAIPDASHLENLRWQLEEKQQVLEETAMQLEEAQAQQPRLEEERRAAQAAVQTETATSAQLEARLNALRQLQERVQTQGKVTPWLQKHGLDELPRLWQQLSIETGWEAAVESVLRERAGALQVSNLDWAKHFIGDAPPAKLALFAPMTTAPAAPVPVGFKPLLDLLKLNDPGLRGVLQDWLHNVFVAEDTAQAFSNRAHLPAGACFVTRQGHMVTQSSVRFHAADSEQEGMLGRQQEIDNIGKQLRAQAMLADEARARSVRAEAAVSQHARLMAELRQKNAALTTSVHALQLEVLKLSETEARFAQRSTQIGADLAEIAAQEAEQMGAKLESEEKFEQLDMELAELQGAHEEGQEGFQRIEARLADAREALRDLERRAQETAFAEKSACHRIEELRRNIATAATQAAQVAESLRAGELELASLEAGTAHEGLQELLDRRTVQERALSDARHELDQVAQQLRHAEEARMTGERSLQPQRDRITEMQLKEQAARLNQEQFAQQLAEVQADETMLAAKLQPDMKAQYLQAEVTRLTNAIAALGAVNLAALDELAQAAERKNYLDAQNRDLVEAIGTLEDAIQKIDKETRDLLQETFDRVNGHFSELFPILFGGGQAKLTMTGDEILDSGVQVMAQPPGKKNATIHLLSGGEKALTATALVFSMFRLNPAPFCLLDEVDAPLDDANTERFCRMVKRMSEQTQFLFISHNKIAMEMATQLIGVTMQEQGVSRIVAVDMEAAANFATEAQAA